The Penaeus chinensis breed Huanghai No. 1 chromosome 36, ASM1920278v2, whole genome shotgun sequence genome includes a region encoding these proteins:
- the LOC125045166 gene encoding calmodulin-like has protein sequence MPRKLRPEEMQEAKECFSIFALNGAIPTDSVGNALRSMARNPSNAEVKALVQELGNPAGINLETFVGLLGRDFTPADSPEEIREAFGVFDKDGNGVISANELKHVLMTMGEKLSQEEVDIMIREADIDGDGHIKYEQFVDLMTKSF, from the exons ATGCCCCGAAAACTACGCCCCGAGGAGATGCAGGAGGCCAAGGAGTGCTTCTCGATCTTCGCCCTCAACGGCGCCATCCCCACAGACAGCGTCGGGAATGCCCTGAGGTCGATGGCCAGGAACCCCTCCAACGCGGAGGTGAAGGCGCTGGTGCAGGAGCTCGGGAACCCGGCGGGGATCAACCTCGAGACTTTTGTT gGCCTGCTGGGTCGAGACTTCACTCCTGCAGATTCTCCCGAGGAAATCCGCGAGGCCTTCGGCGTGTTCGATAAGGACGGCAACGGTGTCATCTCAGCCAACGAACTCAAGCACGTCCTTATGACCATGGGAGAGAAGCTGTCGCAGGAGGAGGTCGATATCATGATCCGAGAGGCGGACATCGACGGCGACGGACATATCAAATACGAGCAGTTTGTGGATCTCATGACGAAGTCGTTTTAA
- the LOC125045123 gene encoding alpha-(1,3)-fucosyltransferase C-like, producing the protein MGPVMLWRLFALISLSVVLSTIYIQPSVRDVRRGSVIRAAQRPAKRILIWNVYYDKRAEEWERVFQRLLNRECPVSECDIVYDHRFLDTADAVLLKRVQDDVLPDNHPEGQVWVFFSLEALQHYDWRIPVEARHIYNWTMTYHSFSDVVVPYGRAVLLPPNAQNLSLSSDKRNYWQEKIKDGVLVAWMVSHCHTASNREGYVDHLQRFMEVDIYGKCGPKSCADRFTLSRLTPNHEECFRIMGSYMFYLAFENAISTDYVTEKLFKTLHLDVIPVVFGGADYAAIAPPNSYINALDFLSPIDLAEYLKKVASNETLYNSYFRWKGKYNIELGHPVRPLVCDLCAKLHGEHVVSAPKPWRSKCTVSNQEGAKDLEGTYSNIEGTYKAVDNLRAWDPQTFTLRKVYL; encoded by the exons ATGGGTCCAGTGATGTTGTGGAGGCTCTTCGCCTTAATCTCTCTGTCAGTAGTGTTAAGCACAATCTACATCCAACCTAG TGTCAGAGACGTCCGCCGAGGGAGCGTCATCAGGGCCGCGCAAAGACCTGCTAAGAGAATACTGATCTGGAATGTTTACTACGACAAGAGAgcggaggaatgggagagagtatTCCAAAG ACTCCTGAACCGCGAGTGCCCTGTGAGTGAATGTGACATCGTCTACGACCACAGGTTCCTCGACACAGCTGATGCCGTCCTTCTGAAGAGGGTGCAGGATGACGTGCTCCCTGACAATCACCCTGAGGGCCAAGTGTGGGTCTTTTTCTCCCTCGAAGCCCTGCAAC ACTACGACTGGAGGATCCCTGTTGAAGCCCGACACATCTACAACTGGACGATGACGTACCATTCCTTCTCGGACGTTGTCGTTCCCTATGGACGcgctgtcctcctccctcccaacgctcaaaatctttctttatcttcag ATAAAAGGAATTATTggcaagagaaaataaaggacgGGGTACTCGTGGCGTGGATGGTCAGCCACTGCCACACCGCCTCCAACCGGGAAGGGTATGTCGATCACCTTCAGAG GTTCATGGAAGTTGACATATATGGGAAATGTGGCCCCAAAAGCTGCGCCGACCGCTTCACGCTGAGTCGCCTCACGCCCAACCACGAGGAGTGTTTTCGGATCATGGGCTCCTATATGTTCTATCTAGCTTTCGAAAATGCTATCa GTACGGACTACGTCACCGAGAAATTGTTCAAGACGCTACACCTCGACGTCATTCCTGTGGTGTTCGGAGGCGCCGACTACGCCGCCATAGCGCCTCCGAATTCCTACATTAACGCCTTGGACTTCCTGTCTCCCATTGACCTAGCTGAGTACTTGAAGAAGGTCGCTAGTAATGAGACTCTTTATAACAG TTACTTTCGCTGGAAGGGGAAATATAATATCGAGCTGGGTCATCCTGTGAGGCCGCTGGTGTGTGACCTCTGCGCTAAGCTCCACGGGGAACATGTTGTCAGCGCCCCTAAGCCGTGGAG GAGCAAGTGCACCGTCAGTAACCAAGAAGGAGCGAAGGATCTAGAAGGAACGTACAGTAACATCGAAGGAACGTACAAAGCAGTTGACAACCTGCGCGCCTGGGATCCTCAAACCTTCACGTTGAGAAAAGTTTATCTTTAA